Proteins encoded within one genomic window of Vanrija pseudolonga chromosome 3, complete sequence:
- the DPL1 gene encoding Sphingosine-1-phosphate lyase gives MAAWSSLSVPQPGPRTAVLVQRLVQLSTLVRIYLLLKISLRAYRHLYAYGIVGTSVQAYSAIKSFFIGLLLRLPSARREVTTELAKVRSDLVAKLAPTTYPEGINLTNVREIPATGRDLEWLRSEWANLHKLEHSDVDEGRVSGAVYHGGNDLSKVIAEASSEFLLTNPLHPDVFPGVRKMEAELVSMVLKLFHGEGGAGTTTSGGTESILMSVKTHRDWARATKGITEPEMVVPASAHAAFFKAAQYFCIKIHTVPVNPETRQVEPKHVKRFINANTIMIVGSAPNFPDGMVDPIPELGRLAVRYNIGLHVDCCLGSFIITFAERAGLAQGIPKFDFQVPGVSAISCDTHKYGFCPKGSSIIMYRSEALRRFQYFSMPEWAGGVYASPSMAGSRPGSIIAGAWATVNYIGLEGYTKSCQDIIGAARHFASEIRQNFVGDLYVLGNPQLSVVAFGSKTLGIYSIGDAMSKRGWHLNGLADPPALHMAFTRLSGMNVDKLLSDLAEVVELEKKSPTKDGTMVALYGAGQTVAGPYVVDEVAKTFIDVLYVSPSLCITASSDDVTFPVLDDPSVEDPASHADQHDEEAALEALRAAISGSHEDHSAHAAAAADAPAAPTLQAPVAAEAAAELANPTLIPASQVQVQSIDKAVAALQQLSSANQAIIDNMNAPSILQGLMGSFKVLADSNRRQAELVKNLIDSIQGRGPPTIDPGLSIAYVPRSEYDALKARYDALVSTSAPLSGHGAGSSRRARTARQHSTLADGEDKLREAGSTTPVYEEDKRLGRKRRSMKLEHLVHKMANRRLGVEYPVSSFEVKGSRDLPDPTNIPPTAETSVNGVDEFRPDFRADVGSASVRPFVDAVIQDVKASWSESYSVEEPEVDGEQIVKAVQTYWTRLSKRFDEQLTRERGEVHKDELTRRKQNQYRRQQSLVARRAAAFDSSPLNLCRLRALYRTLLTIDFAAMTNERADPKRTYTEDEWNAYRKQQCGTRASEAHEVVDQFWLSSTARSLLSILDVYASDQSARLRRKGRPKQPAPTFHLPPELWDRTNLPLLRPKDAQGLPVAGVGGIILFKFHVDEKVQQDFPDWSQGLYDNPPVAEEDNLLSNLPDVMSANAFYHLKPKVKQMTDAAKVARLSPEDVQAILSRPETDHQPPLLDETGAAVAAATAAANAEDTSFDLTTDFMSARGLESIVALASGQLLNPFVTPTAAHASTSAAATLAHAHAANPLAALSGLGDVTGASVVHGPSPGSSVRARKQAKRMMSEVPGGAATPVPRKRRREGDIDASETVDMSGDASFLETL, from the exons ATGGCTGCCTGGTCATCCTTGTCCGTCCCACAACCTGGCCCACGTACGGCAGTGCTCGTACAGCGGCTCGTCCAACTCTCCACTCTCGTTCGTATCTATCTGCTCCTCAAGATTAGCCTGAGGGCATACCGCCACCTCTACGCGTATGGTATCGTCGGCACCAGCGTCCAGGCATACTCGGCCATTAAGAGT TTCTTTATCGGCCTCCTGCTTCGCCTGCCAAGCGCCCGCCGAGAGGTGACGACGGAGCTAGCCAAAGTCCGCTCCGATTTGGTCGCAAAGTTGGCGCCAACGACCTACCCGGAAGGCATCAACCTCACCAACGTCCGCGAAATCCCCGCCACGGGACGGGACCTCGAGTGGCTCCGTTCAGAATGGGCCAACTTGCACAAGCTGGAGCACTCGGACGTCGACGAAGGACGGGTGAGCGGTGCCGTGTACCAT GGCGGAAACGATCTCAGCAAAGTCATTGCGGAAGCGTCATCCGAGTTCCTCCTCACCAACCCACTGCATCCCGATGTCTTCCCCGGCGTCCGCAAGatggaggccgagctcgtctcGATGGTTCTCAAGCT TTTCcacggagaaggaggagcaggcACCA CTACCTCTGGTGGTACCGAGTCCATCCTCATGTCTGTCAAGACGCACCGTGACTGGGCACGTGCGACCAAGGGCATCACCGAGCCCGAAAT GGTCGTGCCTGCAtccgcgcacgccgccttCTTCAAAGCTGCCCAGTACTTCTGCATCAAGATCCACACCGTTCCGGTCAACCCCGAGACCCGCCAGGTTGAGCCCAAGCATGTCAAGCGGTTCAT CAACGCCAACACCATCATGATCGTCGGTTCGGCACCCAACTTCCCAGATGGCATGGTT GATCCCATCCCAGAGCTCGGTCGGCTCGCCGTGCGGTACAACATCGGTCTCCATGTTGACTGCTGTCTCGGGTCCTTCATCATCACCTTTGCGGAGCGCGCTGGTCTAGCCCAGGGAATCCCGAAGTTTGATTTCCAGGTGCCCGGTGTTTCCGCAATCAGCTGTGATACT CACAAGTACGGCTTCTGCCCTAAAG GCTCATCCATCATCATGTACCGCTCAGAAGCGCTCCGCCGATTCCAGTACTTCTCAATGCCCGAATGGGCCGGTGGTGTCTACGCCAGCCCATCCATGGCAGGATCACGACCCGGTTCCATCATCGCGGGTGCATGGGCAACGGTCAACTACATCGGTTTGGA AGGCTACACCAAGTCTTGTCAAGATATAATCGGCGCCGCAAGGCATTTCGCATCCGAGATCCGCCAGAACTTCGTCGGTGACCTCTACGTTCTGGGTAACCCCCAGCTCTCTGTCGTTGCCTTTGGCTCTAAGACGCTCGGCATCTACTCGATTGGTGATGCCATGAGCAAGCGCGGCTGGCACCTCAacggcctcgccgaccccCCAGCATTGCACATGGCTTTCACT CGCCTTAGTGGGATGAACGTCGACAAGCTGCTctccgacctcgccgaggtggttgagCTTGAGAAGAAGTCGCCTACCAAGGACGGGACGATGGTTGCGTTGTACG GCGCTGGACAGACTGTTGCTGGACCATATgttgttgacgaggtggccAAGACTTTTATCGACGTCCTGTATGT TAGTCCTTCGTTATGCATTACAGCAAGTA gcgacgacgtcacTTTCCCCGTCCTGGACGACCCGTCCGTAGAAGACCCCGCTTCGCACGCCGATCAGCACGACGAAGaagcggcgctcgaggcacTCCGCGCAGCCATCTCCGGCAGCCATGAGGACCACTCtgcacacgccgccgctgcggccgacgcgcccgccgctcccacACTCCAGgcacccgtcgccgccgaggcagccgccgagctcgcgaaCCCGACCCTCATCCCCGCCAGCCAGGTCCAGGTCCAGAGCATCGACAAGGCAGTGGCAGCGCTCCAGCAGCTCAGCTCGGCCAACCAGGCCATTATCGACAACATGAACGCGCCGAGCATCCTCCAGGGGCTCATGGGCAGCTTCAAGGTCTTGGCGGACAGCAACCGTCGCCAGGCCGAGCTAGTGAAGAACTTGATTGATTCGATCCAGGGGCGAG GACCGCCCACCATTGACCCGGGATTGAGCATCGCATACGTGCCGCGCTCAGAatacgacgcgctcaaggctCGGTACGACGCGTTGGTCAGCACATCGGCTCCGCTCTCTGGTCACGGCGCTGGATCGTCGAGAcgggcgcgcacggcgcgtcAGCACTCGACTCTTGCTGATGGGGAGGACAAGCTTCGTGAGGCTGGCAGCACCACGCCAGTgtacgaggaggacaagcgcctcggccgcaagCGACGCAGTATGAAGCTGGAGCACCTCGTCCACAAGATGGCCAACCGGCGCTTGGGTGTCGAGTACCCTGTCTCATCATTCGAGGTCAAGGGTTCGCGTGATCTTCCTGATCCGACAAACATCCCGCCCACGGCCGAGACGAGTGTCAACGGTGTCGACGAGTTCCGCCCCGACTTCCGCGCGGATGTGGGATCTGCGTCGGTTCGTCCCTTTGTCGACGCGGTTATCCAGGACGTCAAGGCGTCGTGGTCCGAGTCGTACTCTgtcgaggagcccgaggtcgatggcgagcagATTGTCAAGGCGGTTCAGACCTACTGGACTCGCCTGAGCAAGCGCTTTGACGAGCAGCTCACCCGCGAGCGTGGCGAAGTGCACAAGGACGAGCTCACGCGCCGCAAGCAGAACCAGTACCGCAGACAGCAGTCGCTGGTTGCTCGCCGTGCGGCCGCGTTTgactcgtcgccgctcaaCCTCTgcaggctgcgcgcgctctACCGTACACTCCTCACCATCGACTTTGCCGCCATGACCAACGAGCGTGCCGATCCCAAACGCACATacaccgaggacgagtggaACGCCTACCGCAAGCAACAGTGTGGGACCCGCGCGTCCGAAGCACACGAGGTTGTGGATCAGTTCTGGTTGTCTAGCACCGCCAGGTCGTTGCTGTCCATCTTGGACGTCTACGCCTCTGACCAATCGGCGAGGTTGCGTCGCAAGGGTCGCCCCAAgcagcccgcgccgaccttCCACCTGCCCCCCGAGCTGTGGGACAGAACCAACCTTCCGCTCCTCCGACCCAAGGATGCGCAGGGATTACCCGTGGCCGGCGTCGGAGGCATCATCCTGTTCAAGTTCCATGTGGACGAGAAGGTGCAGCAGGACTTCCCAGACTGGTCTCAGGGCCTGTACGACAACCCGCCCGTGGCAGAGGAGGACAACCTGCTCTCCAACCTCCCCGACGTCATGAGCGCGAACGCGTTCTACCACCTCAAGCCAAAGGTGAAGCAGATGACCGATGCGGCCAAGGTTGCTAGACTGTCTCCAGAAGACGTGCAGGCCATTCTCTCTCGTCCAGAGACGGACCACCAGCCGCCTTTACTCGACGAGACTGGAGCTGCAGttgcggcggccacggcggcggccaacgCCGAGGACACGTCGTTTGACCTCACCACCGACTTTATGTCTGCAAGAGGTCTCGAGTCGATTGTGGCCCTCGCAAGTGGGCAGCTGCTCAATCCCTTTGTGACACCGACGGCAGCCCACGCGTCCACATCGGCAGCCGCGACGCTGGCACACGCACACGCTGCCAACCCTCTGGCCGCGCTcagcgggctcggcgacgtgaCTGGCGCGTCTGTTGTTCACGGCCCAAGTCCCGGCTCCAGTGTCCGTGCACGCAAGCAGGCGAAGCGCATGATGAGCGAAGTGCCGGGCGGAGCTGCTACGCCAGTGCCGCGTaagaggaggagggaaggggaCATTGACGCGTCCGAGACGGTTGATAtgagcggcgacgcgagTTTCCTCGAGACGCTTTAG
- the Leo1 gene encoding RNA polymerase-associated protein LEO1, with amino-acid sequence MSDDENDLFGGDDAQAPVVAPSPGAESSKSVQKEDVDDEDQDQDQANDLFGDDDDDDERRPPRSRSTTPARSDRSGSRNPLEYAEEDADVEDVEETWGTVAVPTWPRLQPSDGKAWHLKLPAYVNIESRPYEPEFYRETIDHDDDPQDNIAAKGKMIGVRNTIRWRWVTGGDGKRVRESNARMLRWSDGSVSLQLGNDLFDLATSYGTTLARPQDPSSSKAEQTSGSTETTFLCVEASEERVLVTERAIAGQLSLVPTSMDSKTHRELVRHVGAQHTKHSRVKILNDLKDQDKVNELLLRAGPQKQVVTKRPSRPRNSQGGPGGRNRRPVKRGSEDEDDYGYDSDDRRARRREAARDREMQDYDEDDGFVVADSDEDSDAYGSSKKKKKKKGSKKRGYSDDDLDETELADRRIEAAERAEREKKRPKTGDAGSSKKKSKSKEYVTSDEEEEEDAEGEPEDEDADGDGDMDLDVESEEED; translated from the exons ATGTCtgacgacgagaacgaccTGTTCGGAGGAGACGACGCCCAGGCGCCAGTTGTCGCCCCTtcgcccggcgccgagagctCAAAAAGTGTCCAGAAGGaggatgtcgacgacgaggaccagGACCAGGATCAGGCCAACGACCTG TTTGgagatgacgatgacgacgacgagcgccggcCACCACGGTCCCGCTCGACAACGCCCGCACGCTCCGACCGCTCGGGATCGCGCAACCCGCTCGAGtatgccgaggaggatgccgacgtcgaggatgtcgaggagaCGTGGGGAACCGTCGCGGTGCCGACCTGGCCTAGGCTGCAGCCGAGCGATGGCAAGGCGTGGCACCTCAAGCTCCCGGCGTATGTCAACATCGAGTCGCGGCCATATGAGCCAGAGTTCTACCGCGAGACGatcgaccacgacgacgacccgcaGGACAACATtgcggccaagggcaagatgATTGGCGTGCGCAACACGATccgctggcgctgggtgACGGGCGGGGACGGCAAGCGGGTGCGCGAGAGCAACGCGCGCATGCTGCGTTGGAGCGACGGAAGCGTGTcgctgcagctcggcaaCGACTTGTTCGACCTGGCAACCAGCTACGGCACGACACTGGCCCGGCCGCAGGACCCGTCGAGCTCTAAAGCCGAGCAAACTTCGGGCTCGACAGAGACGACGTTCCTCTGCGTCGAAGCGTCCGAGGAGAGAGTGCTGGTGACGGAGCGTGCGATTGCCGGCCAGCTCAGCCTTGTCCCCACGTCGATGGACTCAAAGACGCACCGCGAGCTCGTGAGACACGTCGGTGCGCAGCACACCAAGCACTCGCGCGTCAAGATCCTCAACGACTTGAAGGACCAGGACAAGGTCAACGAGCTGCTGCTTCGTGCGGGACCGCAGAAGCAGGTGGTGACGAAGCGCCCGTCGCGACCACGCAACTCGCAGGGCGGCCCCGGTGGACGCAACCGCCGGCCTGTCAAGCGCGGgagcgaggatgaggacgactACGGgtacgacagcgacgaccggcgcgcgcggcggcgcgaggcggcgcgggaCCGCGAGATGCAGGactacgacgaggacgacgggtttgtcgtcgccgactcggacgaaGACAGCGACGCGTACGGCTCgagcaagaagaagaagaaaaaGAAGGGCAGCAAGAAGCGCGGATActctgacgacgacctcgacgagaccgagctcgccgacagACGTATCGAGGCGGCTGAgcgggccgagcgcgagaagaagcgccCCAAGACTGGCGAcgcgggcagcagcaagaagAAGAGCAAGAGCAAGGAGTACGTTACGtcggatgaggaggaggaggaggatgccgagggcgagccggaggacgaggacgcggatGGTGACGGTGACATGGACCTGGACGtggagagcgaggaggaggactag
- the pmp20 gene encoding Peroxisomal membrane associated protein 20, which produces MSLATTTTRRLALTGTRSLRTALSLRSAHTLVNTAPRFIAPRRAHIHFPKMAAPSASLSTAAKPEIKAGDKFPSVAVRTKDFNTTVDFSTLPGKNIIVTVPGAFTATCHSQVPGYFELYQEFKGKGVNEIYVVSVNDLFVVNAWKDNHLEQSGLKEDEAPKFAADDKAELANALGLELDARGGLGSIRLKRTVIVVQDGKVVSATVEPDSGKSTVTQADNLIKTL; this is translated from the exons ATGTCTCTTGCTACGACCACCACCCGTCGCCTCGCACTCACCGGcacccgctcgctccgcACCGCGCT CTCGCTCCGCTCAGCCCACACCCTCGTCAACACCGCACCCCGCTTCATcgctccccgccgcgcccacatCCACTTCCCCAAGATGG CTGCCCCCTCTGCTTCCCTCTCGACCGCTGCCAAGCCTGAGATCAAGGCCGGCGACAAGTTCCCCTCGGTCGCTGTCCGTACCAAGGACTTCAACACCACCGTCGACTTCAGCACCCTCCCCGGCAAGAACATCATCGTCACTGTTCCCGGCGC CTTCACGGCCACCTGCCACTCGCAGGTCCCCGGCTACTTTGAGCTCTACCAGGAgttcaagggcaagggcgtgAACGAGATCTACGTCGTGTCGGTCAACGACCTCTTCGTTGTCAACGCCTGGAAGGACAACCACCTCGAGCAGTCTGgcctcaaggaggacgaggcgcccAAGTTTG ccgccgacgacaaggccgagctcgccaacgccctcggcctcgagcttgacgcccgcggcggcctcggctcgATCCGTCTCAAGCGCACCGTCATTGTCGTCcaggacggcaaggtcgtcaGCGCCACCGTCGAGCCCGACTCGGGCAAGT CGACCGTCACCCAGGCCGACAACCTCATCAAGACCCTCTAA
- the SPAC1002.16c_1 gene encoding putative transporterc — MSDHDEKPQAAVMAPGEPDPRHLRRALLKLDCIFLPAITIVYFLNFLDRSNIGNANAAGLSRDLGLTDKQYSLALTTTYIPYIVAELPLTLAIKKIGPHILIPTLVILWGLVTTFQGFIHNYPGLLAARFFLGATEGAILPSSMTYLSSFYRRRDLAKRVAFFFSATSLAGAFSGLLAAAIINMHGLGGKKGWQWIFIIEGIVTVVYGAAAFGLLTRSPGTTWYLSPEERAAVTAALDRDRPAQGEEQKLSVSAVLSALKAPQMWFMFAQFFASGVLLYSMAFFTPTIVGTSLGYKGTKVQLYSVPPYVCSAAFALLSCFLSDRFSMRGPFVILASLVSVIGYAIFISHDPKNPKHQHALYAALFLQVMGAYTVAPLQSTWMPNNLAPFYRRVTGITMGFISTNSGGILSTWLFPKREAPHYHRGTSVSLGMAVSMIFWSILNMLYLANENRKRAKLAESETEGFTEEDGALGDKSVKFRYIL; from the exons ATGTCTGACCACGACGAGAAGCCCCAGGCGGCCGTTATGGCGCCCGGAGAGCCCGACCCgcgccacctccgccgcgcgctcctcaagctcgactGTATCTTCCTCCCGGCCATCACGATCGTCTACTTCTTGAATTTCCTCGATAGAAGCAACATAGGTAACGCCAATGC TGCCGGCCTctcgcgcgacctcggcctcacggACAAGCAGTACTCCCtggcgctgacgacgacgtacATCCCGTAtatcgtcgccgagctgccccTGACGCTGGCGATCAAGAAGAT CGGCCCCCACATCCTCATCCCGACGCTGGTCATCCTCTGGGGCCTGGTAACGACCTTCCAGGGCTTTATCCACAACTATCCCGGCCTGCTGGCCGCTcgcttcttcctcggcgcgacggagGGCGCCATCCTGCCGAGCTCAATGACCTACCTGTCGTCGTTCtaccgccggcgcgacctcgccaagcgcgtcgccttcttcttcaGCGCGACGTCGCTCGCGGGCGCATTTAGCGGTCTCCTCGCAGCGGCCATTATCAACATGCACGGCCTGGGCGGGAAGAAGGGCTGGCAGTGGATCTTCATCAT CGAGGGCATCGTCACCGTCGTGTATGGCGCTGCTGCGTTCGGCCTCCTCACGCGTAGCCCTGGGACCACGTGGTACCTCTcgcccgaggagcgcgcggccgtcaCTGCTGCGCTGGACCGCGACAGGCCTGCacagggcgaggagcagaAGCTCAGCGTTTCGGCCGTGCTGTCTGCGCTCAAGGCGCCGCAGATGTGGTTCATGTTCGCCCAGTTCTTCGCCTCGGGAGTACTCCTCTACTCGATGGCCTTCTTC aCCCCAACCATCGTCGGCACGTCGCTCGGCTACAAGGGCACAAAGGTCCAGCTGTACTCTGTCCCGCCGTACGTCTGCAGCGCAGCCTTCGCCCTCCTGTCGTGCTTCCTCAGCGACCGGTTCAGCATGCGCGGACCGTTCGTCATCCTTGCCAGCCTGGTCAGCGTGATCGGGTACGCCATCTTCATCAGCCACGACCCCAAGAACCCCAAGCACCAGCACGCGCTGTACGCGGCGCTCTTCCTGCAGGTCATGGGCGCGTACACTGTTGCGCCGCTGCAGTCGACCTGGATGC CCAACAACCTCGCGCCCTTCTACCGCCGCGTGACGGGCATCACCATGGGCTTCATCAGCACAAACTCGGGCGGCATCCTCTCGACGTGGCTCTTCcccaagcgcgaggcgccCCACTACCACCGCGGCACGTCCGTGTCGCTCGGCATGGCGGTCTCCATGATCTTCTGGTCCATCCTCAACATGCTCTACCTCGCCAACGAGAACCGCAAGCGCGCCAAGCTGGCCGAGAGCGAGACTGAGGGGttcaccgaggaggacggcgcgctcggggACAAGAGCGTAAAGTTCAGGTATATCCTGTAG
- the SPBC2A9.02_1 gene encoding putative protein produces MPRSIFFLGATGYIGSSVLSALLKAVDQDTKITILARNPAVLSGFEAADARITAVQGSLGDHSQLSALASAHDVTINTAEADDLGAVQALLRGLKVRHETTGTRPIIIHTSGTGVLADNAKGAYAGTEIFTDAEADPTANPPLKPISDLKPARIHRGVDLAVQAADTDGYAFSYIVIPATIYGISQTVFADKGLANAQSQQVSYVTRIGIDRKVPAQFGEGKNLWPNVEIHDVAELYALVYRQATAPGPGDHGENGYFFGETGEYSLLQAYEAIGAQLFALGLVESPTPKPLSDDEIDKYIGGSQYPGSNSRARAVHSRRLGWKPAHTGNEPFLASIKEDVNWTASHNRGRAPDGNFVFGPGPVRVEDGAEGGWELPGQ; encoded by the exons ATGCCTCGCTCCATCTTCTTCCTCGGTGCCACCG GCTACATCGGTTCCTCTGTCCTCTCGGCCCtcctcaaggccgtcgaccAGGACACAAAGATCACCATCCTCGCGCGCAACCCCGCAGTGCTGAGCGGCTttgaggccgccgacgcacgCATCACAGCGGTGCAGGGCTCTCTGGGCGACCACTCGCAGCTGTCCGCCCTCGCCTCAGCGCACGATGTGACGATCAacacggccgaggcggacgacctcggcgcaGTGCAGGCGCTCCTCCGCGGCCTGAAGGTGCGCCATGAGACCACGGGTACGCGCCCCATTATCATCCACACTTCCGGCacgggcgtgctcgccgacaacGCCAAGGGAGCGTACGCCGGCACTGAAATCTTCACCGACGCAGAGGCCGACCCGACGGCCAACCCCCCGCTGAAGCCCATCTCGGACCTCAAGCCCGCGCGTATCCACCGCGGAGTCGATCTCGCCGTccaggccgccgacacgGACGGATACGCGTTCTCGTATATTGTTATCCCGGCTACCATCTATGGCATCTCGCAGACAGTTTTCGCGGACAAGGgcctcgccaacgcccagTCGCAACAGGTGTCGTACGTTACACGGATTGGCATCGACCGCAAGGTGCCCGCCCAGTtcggcgagggcaagaacCTGTGGCCCAACGTCGAGAtccacgacgtcgccgagctgtaTGCCCTCGTGTACCGCCAGGCGACGgcccccggccccggcgaCCACGGTGAGAACGGCTACTTCTtcggcgagacgggcgagtACTCGCTCCTGCAGGCGTATGAGGCGATCGGCGCCCAGCTGTTCGCGCTGGGCCTCGTCGAGTCCCCCACGCCCAAGCCGCtctcggacgacgagatcgacAAGTACATTGGCGGGTCGCAGTACCCTGGCTCcaactcgcgcgcgcgcgccgtccactCGCGCCGTCTCGGCTGGAAACCGGCCCACACTGGCAACGAGCCATTCCTCGCCAGCATCAAGGAGGATGTGAACTGGACCGCTTCGCACAACCGCGGCCGTGCCCCCGACGGCAACTTTGTCTTTGGCCCGGGGCCTgtccgcgtcgaggacggcgccgagggtggCTGGGAGCTTCCTGGTCAGTAG
- the atp-3 gene encoding ATP synthase subunit 4, mitochondrial, whose product MASRLALRNLRSAARPAFVAPRAIASQVRFASNQPTPDEKAAEIINAVPSTSLFTKTGGIILGVGVTAAAISTEVYVANEETVLAAAFLIILTAIAKNIGAPYTSWANAHIEKIKSVLNGARSEHTQAVTQRIDAVNQLKDVVPLTQQLYKVAKETNELEHSNFLLAQEAAVKNELKAVLDSWVRYEQQQREAEQTALVKSVTASIAAELEKPAFKKQLLEEALAQVEQIAKSKEL is encoded by the exons ATGGCCTCTCGTCTCGCCCTCCGCAACCTCCGgagcgccgcccgcccggccTTCGTCGCCCCCCGCGCCATTGCCTCGCA GGTCCGCTTCGCGTCGAACC AGCCTACTCCtgacgagaaggccgccgagatCATCAACGCCGtcccctcgacctcgctctTCACCAAGACCGGCGGTATCAtcctcggtgtcggtgtcaccgctgccgccatcTCGACTGAGGTCTAC GTCGCCAACGAGGAGActgtcctcgccgccgccttcctcatcatcctcacGGCCATTGCCAAGAACATTGGCGCCCCCTACACGTCGTGGGCCAACGCTCACATTGAGAAGATCAAGTCGGTCCTCAACGGTGCCCGCTCAGAGCACACCCAGGCCGTGACCCAGCgcatcgacgccgtcaacCAGCTCAAGGACGTTGTCCCCCTCACCCAGCAGCTCTACAAGGTCGCCAAGGAGaccaacgagctcgagcactccaacttcctcctcgcccaggaggccgccgtcaagaacgagctcaaggccgtccTTGACTCGTGGGTCCGCtacgagcagcagcagcgcgaggccgagcagacCGCCCTCGTCAAGTCGGTCACCGCCAGcattgccgccgagctcgagaagcccGCTTTCAAgaagcagctcctcgaggaggccCTCGCCCAGGTCGAGCAGATCGCCAAGTCCAAGGAGCTCTAA
- the FPG1 gene encoding Formamidopyrimidine-DNA glycosylase: protein MPELPEVERARRLIAETCMGYTISEIDAVDDKIVYCGEGEHVAFLKGQEPTWYRKKDYETSDVWPPKSHASVMKLSPPAGSEPQELAFIDVRRLGRLRLVPDPVLSHPPLSELGFDPVLDHPPLDEFRELISKKKGTIKGLIMDQAFSAGVGNWVADEVLYQARIHPMCPVNLLTDHDVSELHRLLREIPVKAIEVNADSEQFPEDWLFRWRWDKGKKPKAKKAKGESQDAEEEDVKPKGIEFLALPDGSKATISFVTVGGRTSAVVNELQKLPSSGGSAKANGSNATPKKPKAAAKKRPVDSDLSDLSDTEVDEPAKPAPRASRGERAARRGAPEAKDVKVKVETPAKPTSKRSRR from the exons ATGCCCGAGCTTCCAG AGGTCGAACGTGCCCGTCGGCTCATTGCCGAGACCTGCATGGGCTACACGATTAGCGAGATTGACGCAGTGGACGACAAGATTGTCTATTGCGGAGAAGGGGAACATGTGGCGTTT CTCAAAGGCCAAGAGCCAACGTGGTACCGCAAGAAGGACTATGAGACGTCTGATGTGTGGCCTCCCAAG TCTCACGCTAGTGTCATGAAGCTGTCGCCCCCGGCAGGCTCGGAGCCCCAAGAGCTCGCATTCATCGACGTTCGGCGCCTTGGTCGATTGCGCCTCGTCCCTGACCCCGTTCTCTCACATCCACCTCTTTCAGAGCTGGGCTTTGACCCAGTCCTCGACCACCCGCCGTTGGACGAGTTCAGGGAGCTCATcagcaagaagaagggcacgATCAAAGGTCTGATTATGGACCAGGCGTTCAGTGCGGGCGTGGGCAACTGGGTCGCAGATGA GGTGCTGTACCAGGCTAGGATACACCCCATGTGCCCGGTCAACCTGCTCACCGACCACGACGTGTCCGAGCTGCATCGCCTGCTTCGCGAGATCCCTGTCAAGGCCATCGAGGTCAATGCGGACTCGGAACAGTTCCCTGAGGACTGGCTCTTCCGGTGGCGCTGggacaagggcaagaagccgaaggcgaagaaggccaaggggGAGAGTCaagatgccgaggaggaggatgtcAAGCCGAAGGGCATAGAATTCCTGGCTCTG CCTGATGGCAGCAAGGCGACCATCTCGTTCGTCACGGTCGGTGGCAGGACCAGCGCTGTGGTGAACGAACTTCAAAAGCTGCCGTCTAGCGGCGGGAGCGCCAAGGCAAACGGCAGTAACGCGACGCCGAAGAAGCCGAAGGCTGCTGCGAAGAAGCGGCCGGTCGACTCG GATCTCAGTGATTTGAGCgacaccgaggtcgacgagccggccaAACCGGCACCGAGGGCATCCCGAGgagagcgcgccgcccgccgcggtgcccccgaggccaaggatGTCAAGGTCAAGGTGGAGACGCCGGCGAAACCAACGTCAAAGCGTTCGAGGCGATAG